In the Sandaracinus amylolyticus genome, GGCGCGGGCTCGGGGCCGAGGATCGCCAGGCGCTCGCGCGCGATCTCCGCGTGGGTGCCGGTGGGATCCGCGTCGAGATAACGCGCGTAGTCGACGCGCGCGCGGCTCGTCCGTCCCGCCTCGCGCGCGCACTCGGCCATGTTGAAGAGGAAGAGAGGGCGCTGGCTCAGCGCGTAGCCCGCCTCGAACTCCGCGTACGCGTCGTCGAACCGGCGCTCTGCCACCAGCGCTTGGCCTGCATCGAAGCGCGCTCGCGCGCGTGCGGTGGCGTCGCCCTCCTGCGCGGCGGCGGTGCCTGCGGAGAGGAGGACGGCGAGGACGAAGCTCGCCGTCGACGAGGTTCGGAAAGCTCTCATGGTCGGTCACTCAGCGGATGGTGTGGAGGAGCACGGTGGCGTTCGGGACCCGCTGCGCCGGGTCCTTCTCGAGCAGCCACATCACGAGGTCGTTCGCCATCGGGTCCACGGCGCGCTCGGGCGCGCGGACGCGGGGCGGGACGACGGGGTCGTAGCGATGTCGATCGATCACGAGCGCGGGTGACACGTCGTCGAACGGAAGGACGCCCGCGAGCGCGCGATAGAGGACGACGCCCAGCGAGTAGAGGTCGGCGCGCCCGTCGATGGCCGCGCCTTCCGCGTGCTCGGGAGCCATGTAGGCGGCGGTCCCGAGCGAGAATCCGCTCTCCGTCAGGCGCACCTCGTCGAGGAGGAGCGCGTGGCCGAAGTCGAGCAGCATCGCGGCGGGCTCGCCGGCTTCCGGGAGCACGATGTTCGACGGTTTGACGTCGCGGTGCACGATCGACGCGCGGTGGATCGCGCCGAGCGCACGAGCGATGGCGGCCGCGATCGGACGGAGCTCGGCCCAGGTCATCGCGCCCGCGCCGAGGCGCTGCTCGAGGGTGTGCCCCTGGATCCACTCGCTCACGAGGTACGGCGCGCCGTCGTCGGTGTGACCGGCGTCCAGCAGGCGCGCGACGAACGGATGATCGATCGCGCGCTGTGCCTCGCGCTCGCGGCCCGCTCGCTCGACGGAGCGGGCCTTCTCCGCGAGGTGCGGCGCGTAGACCTTCACGGCGACGGCGTCGCCGGCGCGCTCGCCGCGATAGACGGACGCGGCCGCGCTCCGCGAGACGAGGCGCTCGATACGCACTCCCGGAACACGCGGGAGCTCCGGGGCTGGCTCGTGGTGAACCATGGCTCACTCCGCGAAGGGGTCGGCGATGATCGTCCGCTCGGTCGTGGTCGGCCGGCGCGTGCCCACGTCGGGCTCCGGCTGCTCGACGCGCGGCTGCGCGCGGCGAGGCCTCGGCGTCTCGACGTGCCGCGCGGGCGCGCGCTCGCTCTCCTCCGACCGGGCTGCCGGAACGTCCTCGCGCGCAGCCTCCTCTCGAGCCGGCGCGATCGCGGTCGGCGGCTCGGCCGCGGGCGGTTCGGGCGGCGGGAGCACGGCAGGCTCGGCCGGCGTGGCGACCTGCTCCGCGGGGCGCGCTGTGCCGGCGGCAGGAGCGTCGGCGGGCGCATCGCTTCCGCGCGACGCGATCGCGATGGCGAACGCGATCGCGACCGCCGCGCCGCACGCGAGGAGCACTCCGAGCCCCACCGCCCAGAGGCCAGTCGAGCGCCGCCGCACCACGCGCGCGGCCGGCGCCTCCCCGTGCGCGCTCGGGCTCGTCTCGACCCACGTGCGCAGCGACGCGCGGAGCTCCTCCATCGTCGCGAAGCGATCGGCGGCGTGCAGCGCCAACGCGCGAGAGAGCGTTCGATCGACGGCCGCCGGCAGCGCGGGGTTGCGAGCCCGCGCCGACGGAACCGCGCCGCTCGCCTTGTGCACGAAGAGCTGCGAGATGTTGGCCGCGTCGAACGGGGGAGCTCCGGTCAGCATCTCGAACGCCGTCGCGCCGAGCGCGTAGACATCGGTCGCGGGCCCGACGGCGCCGCCGTACATCTGCTCGGGAGCGCAGTACGCCGGCGTGCCGATGAACGTTCCGGCCTGCGTCGCCTTCGTGTTGGCGCTCGCGCCCGAGTGGGTGAGCGACTTCGCGATCCCGAAGTCGAGCACCTTGAGCGTCTGGGCCCCGCCGTCGCCCCGCGCGAGGAAGAGGTTGTCCGGCTTCACGTCGCGATGGATCACGCGCGCGGCGTGCGCACGGCCGAGCGCGTCGGCCGCTTGATCGAGGACGCGCACCACTTCGGTCAGGGGCATCGGGCCGCTGCGCTGCAGGCGCTCCGCGAGCGTCTCGCCCTCGAGCAGCTCCATCACCGCGTAGGCGCGCCCGTCGCGCAGCGTGCCGAAGTCGAAGTAGCGCGGGATGTGCGGGCTGCCGATCGCGCTCGACGCGCGCGCCTCGAGGACGAACCGGTCGATCACGTCGGACGACGCGGCGACCTCCGGCAGGAGCACTTTGATCGCGACCTCGGTGCCGATCTGCGGGTGCACCGCGCGATAGACCGATCCCATGCCGCCCGTGCCCAGCAGCGCCGTGATCCGATAGCTCCCCACGGTCGTCCCGATGAGGTCCGTGGGCTCGGCGTCGGCGGCGGTGTGGAGCGAGAGGCTCGAGAGCGCGGCCTCGATCTCGCTCGCGCTCGGACGCGCGTGCGGATCGTGATCCAGGCAGCGCAGGACGAGCGCGTCGAGCTCACGCGGGACCCTGCTCCGCGTCCCGAGCGGCGTCGCGCGATCGCGCAGCTTCGCGGCGATCATCGCGACCGGCGTCGGCGATGCGAACGGAAGGCTGCCCGAGAGCATCTCGTACGCGATGGTCCCGAGCGCGTACACGTCGATCGCGCCGTCCTGCGAGACCTCGCCGCGGAGCTGCTCGGGCGACATGTACGCGGGCGTGCCGATCATCTGCCCGGTCGACGTCAGGCGATCGTCGCCGACGATCGTGCGGCTCAGCCCGAAGTCGCAGAGCTTCACGACGTCGCGCCGTCCCGACGAGTGGGAGAGCATCAGGTTCCGCGGCGTCAGGTCGCGGTGGACGACGCCGTGGTCGTGCGCCGCCATCAACGCGCGCGCGACCTGCACGAGGATCGGCACCGCGCGCGACCAGGGGAGCGCTCCCTCGCTCTTCAGCGTGTCCGCGAGGCTCACGCCGGCGATGCGATCCATCGCGAGGAAGTGCAGGTCGAGCGCGCCGTCATGACCGAAGTCGGTCACCGCGACGATGTTCTCGTGATGGAGCTGGCTGGCGAGGCGCGCCTCGCGCAGGAAGCGCTGCGCGTGCTCCGGCCCTCCGAGCTCGGGCCGCAGGACCTTGAGCGCGACGCGCTTGCCGAGCACGAGGTGCCGTCCGCCGAAGACGAACGCCATCCCGCCTGCGCCCAGCCGCTCTTCGACGCGGTAGCGCTCCCCGAGCACGAACGCGCCTGCCACCTCGCCGTCGTTCGGGCAGAACGGTCGATCGTGGAACGGCGCCGCGCAGCGCGGACATTGCGCGTGCTTCACGACGACCTGCGACGTCGCGGGCGTCGAGCCGCTCCCGGTGCCGAGCTGCGTTGGTTTGGGCGACGACATGGGCTTGCGGCTCCACAGCAGGTCTCGTGCCTCGCGGCGCTACGGTCCTCGAAAGCTCGCCGGGTCGAGGCTCCAGCGCTTCAGCAACCGATAGAAGTGCGCGCGCGAGAGGCCGATCTCGCGGCTCGCGCGACGCACGTTGCCGCGGTGCTTGCGGAGCGCGCGCTCGAGATCCGCCTGCTCGGTGTCTCCATCGCGGCGCGGAGTGTCTTCTCGGGGCGTCTCGGGAGACATGTCTCGCGGTCCCACGAGACGCGGCGCGATCGAGCTCGGAGACAGTGGGCCTTCCTCGGCGAGCGCGGCGCTCCGCAGCACGTTGTCGAGCTCACGGACGTTCAGCGGCCACGCGTGGAGCGCGAGGAGCTCCATCGCCTCGACGTCGATCGAGCGAGGCTGGCCGGCGCGCGCGAGGAGGTGCGCCGCGAGCGCCGGCAGATCTTCCGGACGCTCGCGGAGCGCTGGCAACCGCAGCTCGACGCTGG is a window encoding:
- a CDS encoding tetratricopeptide repeat protein, which translates into the protein MRAFRTSSTASFVLAVLLSAGTAAAQEGDATARARARFDAGQALVAERRFDDAYAEFEAGYALSQRPLFLFNMAECAREAGRTSRARVDYARYLDADPTGTHAEIARERLAILGPEPAPQEEPATEIASPPVVPTPEEAAATVVESTEPIAPPGTDTRGPELWEDWPFWTVIGGVVVAIAAATTVAVLATNDGGIECSTGCALVDWR
- a CDS encoding serine/threonine-protein kinase, with amino-acid sequence MRIERLVSRSAAASVYRGERAGDAVAVKVYAPHLAEKARSVERAGREREAQRAIDHPFVARLLDAGHTDDGAPYLVSEWIQGHTLEQRLGAGAMTWAELRPIAAAIARALGAIHRASIVHRDVKPSNIVLPEAGEPAAMLLDFGHALLLDEVRLTESGFSLGTAAYMAPEHAEGAAIDGRADLYSLGVVLYRALAGVLPFDDVSPALVIDRHRYDPVVPPRVRAPERAVDPMANDLVMWLLEKDPAQRVPNATVLLHTIR
- a CDS encoding serine/threonine-protein kinase translates to MSSPKPTQLGTGSGSTPATSQVVVKHAQCPRCAAPFHDRPFCPNDGEVAGAFVLGERYRVEERLGAGGMAFVFGGRHLVLGKRVALKVLRPELGGPEHAQRFLREARLASQLHHENIVAVTDFGHDGALDLHFLAMDRIAGVSLADTLKSEGALPWSRAVPILVQVARALMAAHDHGVVHRDLTPRNLMLSHSSGRRDVVKLCDFGLSRTIVGDDRLTSTGQMIGTPAYMSPEQLRGEVSQDGAIDVYALGTIAYEMLSGSLPFASPTPVAMIAAKLRDRATPLGTRSRVPRELDALVLRCLDHDPHARPSASEIEAALSSLSLHTAADAEPTDLIGTTVGSYRITALLGTGGMGSVYRAVHPQIGTEVAIKVLLPEVAASSDVIDRFVLEARASSAIGSPHIPRYFDFGTLRDGRAYAVMELLEGETLAERLQRSGPMPLTEVVRVLDQAADALGRAHAARVIHRDVKPDNLFLARGDGGAQTLKVLDFGIAKSLTHSGASANTKATQAGTFIGTPAYCAPEQMYGGAVGPATDVYALGATAFEMLTGAPPFDAANISQLFVHKASGAVPSARARNPALPAAVDRTLSRALALHAADRFATMEELRASLRTWVETSPSAHGEAPAARVVRRRSTGLWAVGLGVLLACGAAVAIAFAIAIASRGSDAPADAPAAGTARPAEQVATPAEPAVLPPPEPPAAEPPTAIAPAREEAAREDVPAARSEESERAPARHVETPRPRRAQPRVEQPEPDVGTRRPTTTERTIIADPFAE